The proteins below come from a single Plantactinospora sp. KBS50 genomic window:
- a CDS encoding diacylglycerol kinase family protein — translation MDNRAQDDGGRTAGLRSAVVVNPVKVTDLDGLRARVTDTLAGAGWPEPAWFETTVRDPGAGQTRQAVEDGAQLVFVCGGDGTVLSCVNSLVGTDVALAVLPSGTGNLLAANLGLSTDLGTGLQVALERGRRRLDVGEFEGRYFTVMAGMGFDAQMLAATSETTKKRIGWPAYVIGAARHLRDRPMRLEISIDGAPPVRWRARSVLVANVGRLQGGVRLLSEAEPDDGLLDVAILTPRSVHHWLAMGWAVLRRRDRVPRMQVLRGRTVEITSRRPEPRELDGDVIEPGRTLNVRIRPEALWLSVPRPADAPDLSYDAAAVAERGERSAGGTRGE, via the coding sequence GTGGACAACCGAGCCCAGGACGACGGCGGCCGTACGGCGGGTCTGCGCAGCGCCGTGGTGGTCAACCCGGTGAAGGTGACCGATCTGGACGGACTGCGGGCGAGGGTGACCGACACGCTGGCCGGGGCCGGCTGGCCGGAGCCGGCGTGGTTCGAGACGACCGTGCGGGATCCGGGTGCGGGGCAGACCCGGCAGGCCGTCGAGGACGGCGCACAACTGGTGTTCGTCTGCGGCGGCGACGGCACCGTGCTGTCCTGCGTCAACTCGCTGGTCGGCACCGACGTGGCCCTCGCGGTACTGCCCAGCGGCACCGGCAACCTGCTGGCGGCCAACCTGGGGCTCTCCACCGATCTGGGCACCGGGTTGCAGGTGGCGCTGGAACGGGGCCGCCGCCGGCTGGACGTGGGAGAGTTCGAGGGTCGCTACTTCACGGTGATGGCCGGGATGGGGTTCGACGCCCAGATGCTGGCGGCCACCAGCGAGACCACCAAGAAGCGGATCGGCTGGCCCGCGTACGTCATCGGGGCCGCCCGGCACCTGCGGGACCGGCCGATGCGGCTGGAGATCAGCATCGACGGTGCGCCGCCGGTGCGCTGGCGGGCCAGGTCGGTGCTTGTCGCGAACGTCGGCCGGCTCCAGGGCGGGGTACGGCTGCTCAGCGAGGCCGAGCCGGACGACGGGCTGCTGGACGTGGCCATCCTGACCCCGCGCAGCGTGCACCACTGGCTCGCGATGGGCTGGGCGGTGCTGCGCCGGCGCGACCGGGTGCCCCGGATGCAGGTGCTGCGCGGGCGGACGGTGGAGATCACCAGCCGCCGGCCGGAGCCGCGGGAACTCGACGGGGACGTGATCGAGCCCGGACGCACGCTGAACGTGCGCATCCGGCCCGAGGCGCTGTGGCTGTCCGTGCCGCGACCCGCGGACGCGCCGGACCTGTCGTACGACGCGGCGGCGGTGGCCGAGCGCGGCGAGCGGTCGGCCGGTGGGACGCGGGGTGAGTAG
- a CDS encoding phosphotransferase, giving the protein MGDPELLASGRDADVFAVDEHRVLRRYRHGGDATAEAEVLAYLADRGVPVPRVYAADGPDLVLERIGGPTLLRALLAGECTPGAAAGILVELQSALHAVPPLRGADPADRILHLDLHPDNVMLDPRGPVLIDWRNATEGPPEFDVAVTALILAEVAVDDTASLVPGGGATVAALAGEVLAAFLSGSARRPESQLDRAAQLRRRNETLSAAERGRIGAAAALVRRRAETVRLAG; this is encoded by the coding sequence ATGGGGGATCCTGAACTGCTGGCCAGCGGCCGGGACGCCGACGTGTTCGCGGTGGACGAGCACCGGGTGCTGCGCCGGTACCGGCACGGCGGGGACGCCACCGCCGAGGCCGAGGTGCTTGCCTACCTCGCCGACCGCGGCGTGCCGGTGCCCCGGGTGTACGCCGCCGACGGCCCGGACCTGGTGCTGGAGCGGATCGGCGGCCCCACCCTGTTGCGGGCGCTGCTCGCCGGGGAGTGCACCCCGGGCGCCGCGGCCGGCATCCTGGTCGAGTTGCAGTCCGCGCTGCACGCCGTACCGCCGCTGCGCGGGGCGGACCCGGCGGACCGGATCCTGCATCTCGACCTGCACCCCGACAACGTCATGCTGGACCCGCGCGGACCCGTGCTGATCGACTGGCGGAACGCCACCGAGGGTCCGCCGGAGTTCGACGTGGCGGTGACCGCGCTGATTCTCGCCGAGGTGGCGGTGGATGACACCGCCTCGCTGGTGCCCGGTGGCGGGGCGACGGTAGCGGCGCTGGCCGGGGAGGTGCTGGCCGCGTTCCTGAGCGGTTCGGCGCGCCGGCCGGAGAGCCAGCTGGACCGGGCCGCGCAGCTGCGCCGGCGCAACGAGACGCTCTCGGCGGCCGAGCGGGGCCGCATCGGCGCCGCCGCGGCACTGGTACGCCGGCGCGCCGAGACGGTTAGGCTGGCGGGA
- a CDS encoding PP2C family serine/threonine-protein phosphatase, protein MQPATDSAQPATDSPRPVAGGGRAPAVTAGTRGFDRGRRRLEAAGATCVGSRYPTNFDVLHVDGDLPFLAVADGMGGGPGSTLAGMTAMATLVDEIHTAGPEVGGDGLRAALAEVQDQVVRAGADLGELTGCTLSALLAGAAARDAWVVQLGDSRVYRLRAGLLELLTTDHTTAWLGVVHGWYPADSAEAAAARYQLTRYVGHPEQPEPDLLNVSLLPGDVYCLCTDGVSDQLDYQRLRQQLGRPAQLHEIAEQLAADTLAAGGADNATVALLRVTAAPPAHRA, encoded by the coding sequence ATGCAACCCGCGACCGACAGTGCCCAACCGGCGACCGACAGTCCGCGGCCGGTGGCCGGTGGCGGACGAGCGCCCGCGGTCACCGCGGGCACCCGCGGCTTCGACCGGGGCCGCCGCCGGCTGGAGGCGGCCGGCGCCACCTGCGTGGGCAGCCGCTACCCGACGAACTTCGACGTGTTGCACGTGGACGGCGACCTGCCGTTCCTGGCCGTCGCCGACGGGATGGGCGGCGGTCCGGGCAGCACGCTGGCCGGGATGACCGCGATGGCCACCCTGGTCGACGAGATCCACACCGCCGGCCCGGAGGTCGGCGGCGACGGGTTGCGCGCCGCGCTGGCCGAGGTGCAGGACCAGGTGGTACGCGCCGGCGCCGATCTGGGTGAGCTGACCGGGTGCACGCTGTCGGCCCTGCTCGCCGGTGCCGCCGCCCGGGACGCCTGGGTCGTCCAGCTCGGCGACTCCCGGGTCTACCGGCTGCGGGCCGGGCTGCTGGAGCTGCTCACCACCGACCACACGACCGCCTGGCTGGGCGTGGTGCACGGCTGGTATCCGGCCGACTCGGCGGAGGCCGCCGCCGCGCGGTACCAGCTCACCCGGTACGTCGGCCACCCCGAGCAACCGGAGCCGGACCTGCTGAACGTGTCGCTGCTGCCGGGTGACGTCTACTGCCTGTGCACCGACGGCGTCAGCGACCAGCTCGACTACCAGCGCCTGCGGCAGCAGTTGGGCCGCCCGGCGCAGCTGCACGAGATCGCCGAACAACTCGCCGCGGACACCCTCGCGGCCGGCGGCGCGGACAACGCCACCGTCGCGCTGCTGCGGGTCACGGCCGCCCCGCCCGCGCACCGCGCCTGA
- a CDS encoding YihY/virulence factor BrkB family protein, whose product MSSTRLVPETRLMACEELTADDAWRTLRRHGGWHLLRDAFVRFRYGDGFSHSRALALQLCLAVVPFLIALTGLIGDLSGQRGGRVIAETVVAITPGSSEDLVHSLLDNQGHSADTGELALVLGLLTGLVALTTTMAQIERGANRIYGVERDRPVLRKYVRASILAVCAGVPALVGFLILVAGRPLGNAVQRNYEWGWWANTAWAVVRWPLSLGLTVFAVAVLFRHAPRRQQPGLSWLLFGASIGTALWWLASLLLAGYVRFSGSFGQTYGQLTGMMALLLWANLTGVALFGGLSFGAQLEALRVGVRDPAQPDRWEPVVAAEPGAAGGKPGAVAAEPGAAAAEPGVPEPMIG is encoded by the coding sequence GTGAGTAGTACCCGGCTGGTGCCGGAGACCCGGCTGATGGCGTGCGAGGAACTGACCGCCGACGACGCCTGGCGCACGCTGCGCCGGCACGGCGGCTGGCACCTGCTGCGGGACGCGTTCGTCCGGTTCCGCTACGGCGACGGGTTCAGCCACTCCCGCGCGTTGGCCCTGCAACTCTGCCTCGCCGTGGTGCCGTTCCTGATCGCCCTCACCGGGCTGATCGGCGACCTGAGCGGGCAGCGGGGCGGTCGGGTGATCGCCGAGACGGTCGTGGCGATCACGCCCGGGTCCAGCGAGGACCTGGTGCACAGCCTGCTGGACAACCAGGGTCACTCCGCGGACACCGGTGAGTTGGCACTGGTGCTCGGCCTGCTCACCGGCCTGGTGGCGCTGACCACCACGATGGCGCAGATCGAGCGCGGCGCCAACCGGATCTACGGCGTCGAGCGGGACCGGCCGGTGCTGCGCAAATACGTGCGCGCCTCGATCCTGGCGGTCTGCGCCGGCGTGCCGGCGCTGGTCGGGTTCCTGATCCTGGTGGCCGGCCGGCCGCTCGGGAACGCGGTGCAGCGCAACTACGAGTGGGGCTGGTGGGCGAACACCGCGTGGGCGGTGGTGCGCTGGCCGTTGAGCCTCGGCCTGACCGTGTTCGCGGTGGCCGTGCTGTTCCGCCACGCGCCGCGCCGCCAGCAGCCGGGTCTGTCCTGGCTGCTGTTCGGGGCCAGCATCGGCACCGCACTGTGGTGGCTGGCCAGCCTGCTGCTGGCCGGGTACGTCCGGTTCAGCGGCTCGTTTGGGCAGACGTACGGGCAGCTCACCGGCATGATGGCGCTGCTGCTGTGGGCCAACCTGACCGGTGTGGCGCTGTTCGGCGGGCTGTCGTTCGGCGCCCAGTTGGAGGCGCTGCGGGTGGGCGTGCGGGACCCGGCGCAGCCGGACCGGTGGGAGCCGGTGGTCGCCGCCGAGCCAGGTGCGGCCGGCGGGAAGCCCGGTGCGGTCGCCGCGGAGCCCGGCGCGGCCGCCGCCGAGCCCGGTGTACCGGAACCGATGATCGGGTAA
- a CDS encoding phosphatase PAP2 family protein: MAGLLAVAGCGVAFGVLLTLVRLRWDPLYHADHSAAAWFNGLVAPHHALVTVLKAATDLGGRPMLVWLVSIGMVGLLIRRQPRLAAYLVITGVGGLILDPSLKAAVGRLRPVVESPVAHAPGNSFPSGHSLGSFVAYGALLLVFLPAIRSRWRGAAVALAAAVIVLVGLTRVALGVHFVSDVLAGWLLGAAWLGVTAYAFRLMRRERGRPVPPLREGLEPEAGSEIKPAPDEERLLEHPRSAVAELVVGWVLVFGALYGFGMLVSYHAQGTFLATLDDVVPRWFADRRTGPLTDLSWWWSKAGDTHAVLLVCLVFCPIALAAWRRWRPVLFVVLAMFGELGLFLASARVVQRPRPPVEHLDGPLPTSSFPSGHIAATICLYAAMALLVLGRTGRWWRWIFVALAVIMPIGVATSRMYRGMHHPTDFMGAILLAALWITALYWIVRPNADSDRAGRESAGPDGAGPDRTGVDGADPDGADPDRAGVDGAGPDRAGVDRADPDRGDPDRAGVGGADPVQAGTPEAGRATETVPRCG, translated from the coding sequence ATGGCCGGGCTGCTCGCGGTGGCCGGCTGCGGGGTGGCGTTCGGGGTCCTGCTCACGCTGGTCCGTCTCCGCTGGGATCCGCTGTACCACGCCGACCATTCGGCGGCCGCCTGGTTCAACGGCCTGGTGGCGCCGCACCACGCGCTGGTCACGGTGCTCAAGGCGGCAACCGACCTGGGCGGCCGGCCGATGCTGGTCTGGCTGGTCAGCATCGGCATGGTCGGCCTGCTGATCCGCCGGCAGCCGCGGCTGGCCGCGTACCTGGTGATCACCGGCGTCGGCGGGCTCATCCTCGACCCGTCGCTCAAGGCGGCCGTCGGCCGGCTCCGCCCGGTGGTCGAGTCGCCGGTCGCACACGCGCCCGGCAACAGCTTCCCGAGCGGGCACTCGCTCGGCTCGTTCGTCGCCTACGGCGCGCTGCTGCTGGTGTTCCTGCCGGCCATCCGGTCCCGCTGGCGCGGCGCGGCCGTCGCGCTGGCCGCCGCCGTCATCGTGCTGGTCGGGCTGACCCGCGTCGCGCTGGGCGTGCACTTCGTCAGCGACGTGCTGGCCGGCTGGCTGCTCGGCGCCGCGTGGCTCGGCGTCACCGCGTACGCGTTCCGGCTGATGCGCCGGGAGCGGGGCCGGCCGGTGCCGCCGCTGCGCGAGGGCCTGGAACCGGAGGCCGGCAGCGAGATCAAGCCGGCGCCCGACGAGGAACGGCTGCTGGAGCATCCGCGTTCGGCGGTGGCCGAACTCGTGGTCGGCTGGGTACTGGTGTTCGGCGCGCTGTACGGCTTCGGCATGCTCGTCAGCTACCACGCCCAGGGCACCTTCCTGGCCACCCTCGACGACGTCGTGCCGCGCTGGTTCGCCGACCGGCGTACCGGGCCGCTCACCGATCTCAGTTGGTGGTGGAGCAAGGCCGGCGACACCCACGCGGTCCTGCTGGTCTGCCTCGTCTTCTGCCCGATCGCGCTGGCCGCCTGGCGGCGCTGGCGTCCGGTGTTGTTCGTCGTGCTGGCGATGTTCGGCGAACTGGGCCTCTTCCTGGCCAGCGCCAGGGTGGTGCAGCGGCCCCGGCCGCCGGTGGAGCACCTGGACGGCCCCCTGCCGACCTCCTCGTTCCCCTCCGGCCACATCGCCGCCACCATCTGCCTCTACGCGGCCATGGCGCTGCTGGTGCTGGGCCGGACCGGCCGGTGGTGGCGGTGGATCTTCGTGGCGCTGGCGGTGATCATGCCGATCGGGGTGGCGACCTCGCGGATGTACCGCGGCATGCACCATCCGACGGACTTCATGGGCGCCATCCTGCTGGCCGCGCTCTGGATCACCGCGCTCTACTGGATCGTCCGGCCCAATGCCGACTCGGACCGGGCCGGCCGGGAGAGCGCCGGCCCGGACGGTGCCGGCCCGGACCGCACGGGCGTGGACGGTGCCGACCCGGACGGTGCCGACCCGGACCGTGCGGGCGTGGACGGCGCCGGCCCGGACCGTGCGGGCGTGGACCGTGCCGACCCGGACCGTGGCGACCCGGATCGTGCGGGCGTGGGCGGTGCCGACCCGGTCCAGGCCGGGACGCCGGAGGCGGGCAGGGCCACGGAGACGGTGCCCCGGTGCGGGTGA
- a CDS encoding endonuclease/exonuclease/phosphatase family protein: MTWNIKTGGRDGADTGRLDRVIRVAAEAAPDVLALQELRGFGRAGRLARLATALGLRPFLARSWRGQPVAVLVRPDWPVGAAGPVRRPFHHAAQRVTLGTSAGPLLVIGTHLQPYSGSWRLREAGWLAAALRRRPLALLAGDLNTLDPWSAHAGRLARLDAAYRRRHLRRDGTVDSRAVARLAGTGLVDLFRAVGSGDGHTAPTTGVRGPEFAAMRLDYLLASPDLARYARGCTVLRGGDAETASDHYPLLAQFELTPGTLPDHGGS; the protein is encoded by the coding sequence ATGACCTGGAACATCAAGACCGGCGGCCGGGACGGTGCCGACACCGGCCGGCTGGACCGGGTGATCCGGGTCGCCGCCGAGGCCGCTCCGGACGTACTCGCCCTCCAGGAGCTACGCGGTTTCGGCCGCGCCGGCCGGCTGGCCCGGCTGGCCACGGCGCTCGGGCTGCGCCCCTTCCTGGCCCGCTCCTGGCGCGGTCAGCCGGTGGCGGTGCTGGTCCGCCCCGACTGGCCGGTCGGCGCCGCCGGGCCGGTGCGCCGTCCGTTCCACCACGCCGCCCAGCGGGTCACCCTCGGCACGTCCGCCGGCCCGCTCCTGGTGATCGGCACCCATCTGCAGCCGTACTCCGGCTCGTGGCGGCTGCGCGAGGCGGGTTGGCTCGCGGCGGCGCTGCGGCGCCGGCCGCTGGCGCTGCTGGCCGGCGACCTGAACACCCTCGACCCGTGGTCGGCGCACGCCGGGCGGCTGGCCCGGCTGGACGCGGCGTACCGGCGCCGGCACCTGCGGCGCGACGGCACGGTCGACAGCCGCGCGGTGGCCCGGCTCGCCGGGACCGGCCTGGTGGACCTGTTCCGGGCGGTCGGCAGCGGCGACGGGCACACCGCGCCGACGACCGGGGTACGCGGACCGGAGTTCGCCGCGATGCGCCTGGACTACCTGCTGGCCAGCCCCGACCTGGCCCGGTACGCCCGCGGCTGCACGGTGCTGCGCGGCGGCGACGCCGAGACGGCCTCCGACCACTATCCGCTGCTGGCGCAGTTCGAGCTGACCCCGGGTACGCTGCCGGACCATGGGGGATCCTGA
- a CDS encoding ATP-binding protein has translation MTPTLSAAQLRTLFLFESLSAEQLDWLSDRGRVEERAGGSAVYTEGEDATCFFVLLDGTVAMTQRVHGDEIEVNRTAQRGVYAGATRAYMADRDSDVYSNSLLAVTDCEFFVLPAEDFGDAVRNWFPMSMHLLEGLFLGMRANQTAVGERQRLQALGALTAGLTHELNNPAAAAVRATSALRDRVAGMRHKLAMIADGRLDGHQLHRLVELQEQAVKRAASAPERTPLQVSDAEDTVADWLDEHDITGGWDLAPTLVAGGVEVEWLDGIADAVGAADLEAGVRWLTYTVDTELLIAEIDDAVSRISGLVGAAKQYSQLDRAAHRTVDVHDLLKATLAILKAKIPPGVQVVKDFDRSLPAIPAYPAELNQVWTNLIDNALAAMGGTGTLSVRTYRAGECVAVEIGDTGRGIDPEIRPRIFEPFFTTKPVGEGTGLGLDISYRIVVNKHHGDIRVASEPGRTRFEVLLPLVAPE, from the coding sequence ATGACACCCACGCTGAGCGCCGCGCAGCTGCGCACGCTGTTCCTGTTCGAGAGCCTCTCCGCCGAGCAGCTCGACTGGCTGTCCGACCGCGGCCGGGTCGAGGAGCGCGCCGGCGGGTCGGCCGTCTACACCGAAGGTGAGGACGCCACCTGCTTCTTCGTGCTGCTCGACGGGACCGTGGCGATGACCCAGCGGGTGCACGGCGACGAGATCGAGGTCAACCGCACCGCCCAGCGGGGCGTCTACGCCGGCGCCACCCGCGCGTACATGGCCGACCGGGACTCCGACGTGTACTCCAACTCGCTGCTGGCGGTCACCGACTGCGAGTTCTTCGTGCTGCCCGCCGAGGACTTCGGCGACGCCGTCCGCAACTGGTTCCCGATGTCCATGCACCTGCTGGAGGGGCTGTTCCTCGGCATGCGGGCCAACCAGACCGCGGTGGGCGAGCGGCAGCGGTTGCAGGCGCTCGGCGCGCTCACCGCGGGGCTGACCCACGAGCTGAACAACCCGGCCGCGGCGGCCGTGCGGGCCACCTCGGCGCTGCGCGACCGGGTGGCCGGGATGCGGCACAAGCTCGCCATGATCGCCGACGGACGCCTCGACGGCCACCAGTTGCACCGGCTGGTCGAGTTGCAGGAGCAGGCGGTCAAGCGGGCGGCGTCGGCTCCGGAGCGGACGCCGTTGCAGGTCAGCGACGCCGAGGACACGGTGGCGGACTGGCTGGACGAGCACGACATCACCGGCGGCTGGGACCTGGCGCCGACGCTGGTGGCCGGCGGCGTCGAGGTCGAGTGGCTGGACGGGATCGCCGACGCGGTCGGGGCGGCCGACCTGGAGGCCGGCGTGCGCTGGCTGACCTACACGGTGGACACCGAACTGCTGATCGCGGAGATCGACGACGCGGTGAGCCGGATCTCCGGCCTGGTCGGCGCGGCCAAGCAGTACTCCCAGCTCGACCGGGCCGCGCACCGGACGGTGGACGTGCACGACCTGCTGAAGGCCACGCTGGCGATCCTGAAGGCCAAGATCCCGCCCGGGGTGCAGGTGGTCAAGGACTTCGACCGCAGCCTGCCGGCGATCCCCGCGTACCCGGCCGAACTGAACCAGGTCTGGACGAACCTCATCGACAACGCGCTGGCCGCGATGGGCGGGACCGGGACGCTCAGCGTCCGCACGTACCGGGCGGGTGAGTGCGTGGCCGTGGAGATCGGCGACACCGGCCGGGGCATCGACCCGGAGATCCGGCCGCGGATCTTCGAACCGTTCTTCACCACCAAGCCGGTCGGCGAGGGCACCGGGCTGGGCCTGGACATCTCGTACCGGATCGTGGTCAACAAGCACCACGGCGACATCCGGGTCGCCTCGGAGCCGGGCCGCACCCGCTTCGAGGTGCTGCTTCCGCTGGTCGCACCGGAGTAG
- a CDS encoding FAD-dependent oxidoreductase, which translates to MANPAILTVDDDPAVSRSVARDVRHRYGDRYRVVRATSGAEALGALREIKLRGDEVALLLADYRMPEMNGLEFLEAAMDLFPLARRVLLTAYADTDAAIQAINVVDLDHYLLKPWHPPEEKLYPVLDGLLEAWRSVPRSPAGEVRLVGHRWSAPSYKLRDFLARNLVPYRWLLTEDPEAERLMTAAGVGPADVPLVVTADGKSLVAPTPAELAAEVGLTTSPAAEFYDLVVVGAGPAGLGAAVYGASEGLRTVLVESRATGGQAGQSSRIENYLGFPDGVSGAQLTDRARRQALKFGAELLSTRRVVGLRAAGATRLIEFDDGSSVAAHAVVLATGVSYRLLDAPGLAELTGRGVFYGSASTEAPSCVDQDVYIVGGANSAGQAAVHFSRYARRVHLLIRGADLTRSMSRYLIEQLDRIDAVQVHPHTTVVGGLGGEHLERLTLCDGPTGHTRQVDTSWLFVFIGAEPRTEWLDGVLSRDPRGFVLTGSDLLVEGRRPTGWMLPRDPYHLESSVPGVFVAGDVRADSVKRVASAVGEGAMAVSLAHRYLESS; encoded by the coding sequence ATGGCTAATCCGGCGATCCTCACCGTCGATGACGATCCCGCGGTGTCCCGCTCGGTGGCGCGGGACGTGCGCCACCGGTACGGCGACCGGTACCGGGTGGTCCGCGCGACCTCCGGGGCGGAGGCGCTCGGCGCGCTCCGGGAGATCAAGCTGCGCGGCGACGAGGTGGCCCTGCTGCTGGCCGACTACCGGATGCCGGAGATGAACGGCCTGGAGTTCCTGGAGGCCGCCATGGACCTGTTTCCGCTGGCCCGCCGGGTGCTGCTGACCGCGTACGCGGACACCGACGCGGCCATCCAGGCGATCAACGTGGTGGACCTGGACCACTACCTGCTCAAGCCCTGGCACCCGCCGGAGGAGAAGCTCTACCCGGTGCTGGACGGCCTGCTGGAGGCGTGGCGGTCGGTGCCCCGGTCGCCGGCCGGCGAGGTACGCCTGGTGGGGCACCGCTGGTCGGCCCCCTCCTACAAGCTGCGCGACTTCCTGGCCCGCAACCTGGTGCCCTACCGCTGGCTGCTGACCGAGGACCCGGAGGCCGAGCGGCTGATGACGGCGGCCGGGGTGGGTCCGGCCGACGTACCCCTGGTGGTGACCGCGGACGGCAAGTCGCTGGTCGCCCCCACCCCGGCCGAGCTGGCCGCGGAGGTCGGGCTGACCACGTCGCCGGCCGCCGAGTTCTACGACCTGGTGGTGGTCGGCGCCGGCCCGGCCGGGCTGGGCGCCGCGGTGTACGGCGCCTCGGAGGGGCTGCGCACCGTGCTGGTGGAGAGCCGCGCCACCGGCGGGCAGGCCGGGCAGAGCAGCCGGATCGAGAACTATCTCGGCTTTCCGGACGGGGTGTCGGGGGCGCAGTTGACCGACCGGGCCCGCCGGCAGGCGCTCAAGTTCGGCGCGGAACTGCTCAGCACCCGGCGGGTGGTCGGGCTGCGGGCGGCCGGTGCCACCCGGTTGATCGAGTTCGACGACGGGAGTTCGGTGGCGGCGCACGCCGTGGTGCTGGCCACCGGCGTGTCCTACCGGCTGCTCGACGCGCCCGGACTGGCCGAGCTGACCGGCCGCGGGGTCTTCTACGGCTCGGCCTCCACCGAGGCGCCGAGCTGCGTGGACCAGGACGTCTACATCGTCGGCGGGGCCAACTCCGCGGGCCAGGCCGCCGTCCACTTCTCCCGGTACGCCCGGCGGGTCCACCTGCTGATCCGGGGGGCCGACCTGACCCGGTCGATGTCCCGGTATCTGATCGAACAGCTCGACCGGATCGACGCGGTGCAGGTGCACCCGCACACCACGGTGGTCGGCGGGCTCGGCGGGGAACACCTGGAACGGCTCACCCTGTGCGACGGCCCGACCGGCCACACCCGCCAGGTCGACACCTCCTGGCTGTTCGTCTTCATCGGGGCGGAACCGCGCACCGAGTGGCTCGACGGGGTGCTGTCCCGCGACCCGCGCGGCTTCGTGCTGACCGGCTCGGACCTGCTGGTCGAGGGGCGCCGGCCGACCGGCTGGATGCTGCCCCGCGACCCCTACCACCTGGAATCCAGCGTGCCCGGCGTGTTCGTGGCCGGCGACGTGCGGGCCGACTCGGTCAAGCGGGTCGCCTCGGCCGTCGGCGAGGGCGCCATGGCCGTTTCGCTGGCCCACCGCTACCTGGAGTCGTCATGA